A window of Zavarzinella sp. contains these coding sequences:
- a CDS encoding DUF1553 domain-containing protein, which produces MRSIFFTAVLCVGVGSAICAADKPTKQLPQQIDQLFANYWQENGIKPAEQSSDSEFFRRVHLDVTGRIPSVADTRQFLKNTDPEKRTKLIESLVEKAISGNFVATILRDRWIATASNNPQLQFYSTQFQSYMTEQWRENTPLDEIVFQMITASINGTLPGNPVYNAGASALILANERKPEKTAAAVSRMFLGISIECAECHNHPFSSYKRTQFWEFSAFFGDVDPQIANSNDFKLKSTVTIPDSKTVVEARFLDGKQPKFNPAQSPRIALAEWVTSKENPFFARQFVNSLWEEFTGLPLVPHLDDESDATEIGLKVLQTIADEFKAHQYDIKWLVKTILQTRVYGLSSKQSDPTQAEPIHFARMSVRGLKPEQLLDSLAQATGLRNVNSTGQQFNNLYREFLDQFASTDRAVERHQTILQALTLMNGSIVTDQTSLEKSEILAGVVDAPFWKTKERIETLFLASLNRLPTAKELEKLESYVERGGSSNDQKKALSDLFWALLNSAEFSVNH; this is translated from the coding sequence ATGCGATCCATTTTTTTCACCGCTGTGCTATGTGTAGGCGTCGGATCTGCCATTTGTGCTGCCGACAAACCCACCAAACAGTTGCCCCAGCAGATCGATCAATTGTTTGCCAATTACTGGCAGGAAAATGGCATTAAACCGGCAGAGCAATCGTCTGACAGCGAGTTCTTTCGGCGGGTGCACCTGGATGTTACTGGCAGAATCCCATCGGTGGCGGACACTCGGCAATTTCTGAAAAATACTGATCCCGAGAAACGCACCAAACTGATTGAATCTCTGGTTGAAAAAGCGATCAGCGGTAACTTTGTGGCCACCATCCTGCGGGATCGCTGGATTGCCACCGCCAGCAACAATCCACAGTTGCAGTTTTATTCCACGCAGTTTCAGAGCTACATGACAGAGCAATGGCGGGAGAATACGCCATTGGATGAAATTGTGTTTCAGATGATCACAGCGTCGATCAACGGCACTTTACCCGGCAATCCTGTCTACAACGCGGGGGCCAGTGCGTTGATTCTGGCCAACGAACGCAAACCTGAAAAAACAGCCGCAGCCGTCAGTCGGATGTTTCTGGGAATCAGCATTGAATGTGCCGAGTGCCACAACCACCCGTTCAGTTCGTACAAACGCACGCAGTTCTGGGAGTTTTCTGCATTCTTTGGTGATGTTGACCCACAGATTGCGAACAGTAACGATTTCAAATTGAAATCCACCGTGACAATACCCGACAGCAAAACGGTGGTGGAAGCCCGCTTTCTGGATGGGAAACAACCCAAGTTCAATCCTGCTCAATCCCCACGCATTGCATTGGCGGAGTGGGTTACTTCGAAGGAAAATCCCTTTTTTGCACGTCAGTTTGTGAACAGTTTGTGGGAAGAATTCACCGGCCTACCCCTGGTGCCCCACCTGGACGATGAGTCCGATGCCACCGAGATTGGGTTGAAGGTGCTGCAAACCATTGCAGATGAGTTCAAAGCCCACCAATACGATATCAAATGGCTGGTGAAGACAATTCTGCAGACACGTGTCTACGGGCTCTCTTCGAAACAATCAGACCCCACCCAGGCGGAGCCGATTCACTTTGCCAGAATGTCCGTACGTGGACTGAAACCTGAGCAGTTACTCGATAGTCTGGCTCAGGCCACAGGTTTGCGAAATGTCAACAGCACCGGGCAACAGTTTAACAATCTTTACCGTGAATTTCTCGACCAGTTTGCCAGCACCGATCGGGCAGTTGAACGCCACCAGACAATTCTGCAGGCGCTGACCCTGATGAATGGCAGCATTGTGACAGATCAGACCAGCCTGGAGAAAAGTGAAATCCTGGCCGGTGTGGTGGATGCTCCATTCTGGAAGACCAAAGAACGGATCGAAACCTTATTTCTGGCCAGCCTGAATCGACTTCCCACCGCAAAGGAACTGGAAAAACTGGAAAGTTATGTCGAACGTGGGGGCAGCAGTAACGATCAGAAGAAAGCACTCAGCGATCTGTTCTGGGCGTTATTGAACTCAGCAGAATTCAGTGTTAATCATTAA
- a CDS encoding SDR family NAD(P)-dependent oxidoreductase, with protein sequence MAQTRVMITGASSGIGHALAREYAQAGAHVGLVARREAPLQELSAQIEASGGKAAYATADIQDYQQVQQAVQQLLTHLGGCDIMIANAGVGGHHSATSLNIHVTDKVIRTNLLGPLYTFEAILPTMLQQKSGQLVAISSMAAWRALPNVGAYCASKAGLNTFMRSLRMNLHGTGIATTVINPGFVATPMTEKNPTRLWVQTPEKAARRIRRAISRKKTSYSFPKRMTMLMNLVRFLPDSILRKMIPPEKEDENQ encoded by the coding sequence ATGGCGCAAACACGCGTAATGATTACAGGTGCTTCCAGTGGTATTGGACATGCACTGGCCCGAGAGTATGCTCAGGCTGGTGCCCACGTGGGGTTGGTTGCCCGCCGTGAAGCCCCCTTACAGGAATTATCTGCCCAAATTGAAGCATCTGGTGGCAAGGCAGCCTACGCCACTGCCGACATCCAGGATTACCAACAGGTTCAACAGGCGGTACAGCAATTACTCACCCACCTTGGTGGCTGCGATATTATGATTGCCAATGCAGGCGTGGGCGGGCATCATTCTGCTACCAGTTTGAATATTCATGTTACAGACAAGGTGATCCGCACCAACCTGTTGGGACCGCTGTACACGTTCGAAGCGATCTTACCCACCATGTTACAACAGAAATCGGGTCAGTTGGTAGCAATTTCCAGCATGGCAGCCTGGCGGGCCCTACCCAATGTGGGGGCTTATTGTGCCAGTAAAGCAGGCCTGAATACATTCATGCGCTCTCTACGCATGAATCTGCACGGTACAGGCATCGCCACAACGGTTATCAATCCCGGCTTCGTGGCAACGCCGATGACCGAGAAAAATCCCACGAGGCTCTGGGTGCAAACTCCGGAAAAGGCCGCACGGAGGATACGAAGGGCGATCAGCCGCAAAAAAACCAGTTATTCTTTTCCAAAACGAATGACCATGTTGATGAATCTGGTTCGATTCCTACCGGACAGCATTCTGCGAAAAATGATCCCACCTGAAAAGGAAGATGAGAATCAATGA
- a CDS encoding DUF1549 domain-containing protein, which translates to MRICTLSVVLFCISGFSPAWGDTLSKQIDLEILKNARQQPVAPVADDAEFVRRIYLDLIGSIPSVQLTTDFLANKDPNKRTSLIDQLLASKQFTHHLSEQLHILLMERLGENPLWQEYLSDATTKNKPWDQMVREMLQGSNVEGAPKGASFFLSKRLENYGQNPVDYPALTRDIGRLFCGVDLQCAECHDHLFVKEYKQRDFQGLYAFVQHAYLVDATTAQVGEKLPGSKVAFSSVFKKLPLETGPALPGKPELDLPMFPKGEEYIVAPDRKTKSPGKLKISYLQQLGETVAGVGNDRLASNIANRIWHMLMGKGLVEPLDMFHAENPPSHPELMKLLTSELIAHRYDLKWLIREVVRSESYQRSSKLAESSTYAYGRGLEKRMSAEQFSRSLGIALGKPFTKAETDRLLKTFANAPREPEVEIAPSLKGVLFLRNDPLIHERLNPTPETLVGQIATMKNDEIPDRLMLQVLTRKASAAEKAKIVAYLSDPATRQQRLPHLVWAVISSTEFTINH; encoded by the coding sequence ATGAGAATTTGCACATTATCCGTTGTACTCTTCTGCATCAGTGGTTTTTCCCCAGCGTGGGGGGATACTCTCAGCAAACAGATTGATCTGGAAATTCTCAAGAATGCCAGGCAGCAGCCAGTAGCACCCGTGGCAGACGATGCTGAATTTGTGCGTCGGATTTACCTGGACCTCATTGGTTCGATCCCCTCGGTCCAGCTAACCACTGATTTTCTGGCAAATAAAGACCCTAACAAGCGCACTTCACTGATTGATCAATTGCTTGCCAGTAAGCAATTTACGCATCATCTATCAGAGCAGCTTCACATTTTGTTAATGGAGCGGCTGGGCGAAAATCCTCTGTGGCAGGAATATCTTTCCGATGCCACAACAAAAAACAAGCCGTGGGATCAGATGGTGCGGGAAATGCTGCAAGGCAGCAATGTGGAAGGTGCCCCCAAGGGTGCGTCTTTTTTCCTGTCCAAACGATTGGAAAATTATGGTCAGAATCCGGTGGATTACCCCGCACTGACGCGGGATATTGGCCGACTGTTCTGTGGGGTGGACCTGCAATGTGCCGAGTGCCACGATCACCTGTTTGTGAAGGAATATAAACAGCGGGATTTTCAGGGGTTATACGCCTTCGTGCAGCACGCCTATCTGGTAGATGCCACCACTGCTCAGGTGGGGGAAAAACTACCAGGTAGCAAAGTTGCTTTCTCATCGGTTTTTAAGAAATTGCCATTGGAAACTGGGCCCGCACTGCCCGGAAAGCCAGAACTGGACCTGCCGATGTTTCCGAAAGGGGAAGAATATATCGTCGCACCCGATCGCAAGACGAAAAGCCCAGGAAAATTGAAGATCAGCTATTTGCAGCAATTGGGGGAAACGGTTGCAGGTGTTGGCAACGACCGACTCGCCAGTAATATTGCCAACCGAATCTGGCACATGCTCATGGGCAAAGGGCTGGTGGAGCCACTGGACATGTTTCATGCGGAAAATCCCCCATCCCACCCGGAACTGATGAAATTGCTGACCAGCGAATTGATTGCCCACCGTTATGATCTGAAGTGGCTGATCCGCGAGGTGGTGCGATCCGAAAGTTACCAGCGGTCCAGCAAATTGGCAGAATCCAGCACCTACGCTTACGGCAGAGGTTTGGAAAAACGCATGTCTGCAGAGCAGTTCAGCAGGTCGCTGGGTATTGCCCTGGGTAAGCCATTCACCAAAGCCGAAACGGATCGTTTGCTGAAAACCTTCGCTAACGCACCGCGGGAACCAGAAGTGGAAATTGCCCCCAGCTTAAAAGGAGTGCTGTTTCTACGCAACGATCCATTGATTCACGAACGGTTGAACCCCACCCCCGAAACGCTGGTGGGGCAAATTGCCACCATGAAAAACGATGAGATTCCAGATCGCCTGATGTTGCAAGTGCTTACCCGCAAAGCATCTGCGGCAGAAAAGGCAAAAATTGTCGCATACCTTTCTGATCCTGCCACACGCCAGCAACGCCTGCCTCATCTGGTGTGGGCAGTCATTTCCAGCACTGAATTCACCATCAATCATTAA
- a CDS encoding DUF1501 domain-containing protein: MRNSHFLCPTHEHLLNRRTLMQWAAGLAGAGVLSSTAQAKPTPKENPKQILFIWLDGGISQLESWDPKPGTPFGGPFRAIPTSVPGIHISELLPHTAKQMHHLSLVRSLHTQDNSHSAGVDRIQRGDPKNRGVTYPFLGSAVAKLLGPTSSGLPPYISIKPGSGGFITKDAGFLGPDFSALALGDGKPPENLLPPPTISPTLDEQRDELRGFFDAEYAKERQSKTAESLKKIHEIAQQLRKHRDLFDENSYSAKDKERYGTHELGRHMLIARRMIEAGVRFTKVTSYGWDTHGDNFHGSASLVPQFDQPFAALLEDLHERKLLDQVLVIAMSEFGRTPRINGHLGRDHWPEAWSLAMGGAGIQAGAVYGRTNDKGTDVAEGEVDIGHLFHTWFRAVNVDPFFVEYDNNGQPLPIAHDNCKPITALLRK, from the coding sequence ATGCGTAATTCTCATTTTCTTTGCCCCACGCACGAACATCTGCTGAATCGTCGCACGTTGATGCAGTGGGCAGCAGGTCTGGCAGGTGCCGGTGTCCTGAGCAGCACTGCTCAGGCGAAACCTACACCCAAAGAGAATCCGAAGCAGATTCTGTTCATCTGGCTTGATGGTGGGATCAGCCAACTAGAAAGTTGGGACCCCAAACCGGGCACGCCGTTCGGTGGGCCTTTTCGGGCAATTCCTACGTCGGTACCAGGGATTCATATTTCTGAATTGTTGCCCCACACCGCGAAACAGATGCACCATCTTTCATTGGTGCGAAGTCTGCACACGCAGGACAATTCCCACTCGGCTGGAGTGGATCGCATTCAGCGGGGCGATCCCAAAAACCGTGGGGTCACCTATCCTTTTCTTGGTTCTGCAGTGGCAAAACTGCTCGGCCCCACGTCCAGTGGCCTGCCACCCTACATTTCAATCAAGCCAGGCAGTGGCGGCTTTATTACCAAAGATGCTGGCTTTCTAGGGCCGGATTTTTCCGCACTGGCACTGGGCGATGGCAAACCACCAGAAAACCTGTTGCCACCACCAACCATTTCGCCCACGCTAGATGAACAGCGAGATGAACTCCGTGGCTTTTTCGATGCAGAATATGCAAAAGAACGCCAGTCGAAAACCGCCGAATCATTAAAGAAAATTCATGAAATTGCCCAACAGCTTCGTAAGCATCGTGATTTATTTGATGAAAACAGCTATTCCGCCAAAGACAAAGAACGTTACGGCACCCACGAGTTGGGGCGGCACATGCTGATAGCCCGACGGATGATTGAAGCGGGGGTACGATTTACCAAAGTAACCTCTTACGGATGGGATACACACGGTGACAATTTTCACGGATCGGCATCGCTGGTGCCACAGTTTGATCAACCATTTGCCGCACTGTTGGAAGATCTGCATGAACGCAAATTGCTCGATCAGGTGCTGGTGATTGCGATGTCGGAATTTGGCCGCACCCCACGAATCAATGGGCATTTAGGCCGGGATCACTGGCCGGAAGCCTGGTCGCTGGCCATGGGTGGTGCGGGAATCCAGGCGGGGGCAGTGTACGGTCGCACCAATGATAAAGGCACCGATGTTGCGGAAGGTGAAGTTGATATCGGCCACCTGTTCCATACCTGGTTCCGTGCGGTGAATGTGGACCCGTTTTTTGTGGAATACGACAACAACGGCCAGCCACTCCCGATCGCCCATGATAATTGCAAGCCAATCACCGCACTGTTGAGAAAGTGA
- a CDS encoding DJ-1/PfpI family protein, whose translation MPTNVAIYIFPDVEVLDFAGPYEVFTTASRLFKRRNPDAEDLFRVFLVAKDQNAVCARAGLKVLPDFSLKNCPATHLLIIPGGVVDREVGDAQVIEWVKTHSAQATITASVCTGAFILAKAGLLEGRNATTHWEDIAELQTQFCNVLVREDVHWVDEGTIVTSAGIAAGIDMSLHLVTRFADKELAASTARQMEVPFGNN comes from the coding sequence ATGCCCACGAACGTTGCTATCTACATATTTCCAGATGTTGAAGTCCTTGACTTTGCTGGTCCTTATGAAGTGTTCACCACCGCATCCAGACTTTTCAAGCGGAGGAATCCCGATGCGGAGGACTTATTTCGTGTGTTCCTGGTTGCCAAAGACCAGAATGCAGTATGTGCTCGCGCAGGCCTCAAGGTGCTGCCAGACTTCTCACTAAAGAACTGTCCCGCCACTCATTTACTGATCATTCCAGGCGGAGTTGTCGACAGAGAAGTAGGGGACGCACAGGTAATTGAATGGGTGAAGACTCATTCCGCTCAGGCAACGATCACCGCGTCCGTATGTACAGGTGCATTCATTCTTGCCAAAGCAGGCCTGCTTGAAGGCCGAAATGCGACAACCCATTGGGAAGACATTGCTGAACTACAGACTCAGTTTTGCAATGTGCTAGTTCGTGAGGATGTTCACTGGGTTGACGAGGGAACAATCGTAACATCGGCGGGTATCGCGGCAGGAATTGATATGAGCCTTCACTTGGTTACGCGCTTCGCAGACAAGGAATTGGCCGCCAGTACGGCAAGGCAAATGGAAGTTCCATTCGGTAATAACTAA
- a CDS encoding class I SAM-dependent methyltransferase, whose protein sequence is MARRNIYDPAFVRQLFDEMAATYGIVNMISSFGFARRWRRQCVGCMEITDGAAVVDLMTGMGELLHLIASRTGPHGQIMLLDISPAMCRVAAKHQLDFPYQVVEADVLQHGLPDESYDYVVSSFGLKTFNSEQLSELAGVVFRLLRPGGQFAFLEISLPRSRLLRIPYYFYISYVIPLIGRIFLGNPENYRLLGEYTRAFRDCREAYDQFAKTGLEVEYRSFFFGCATAIVGRRSRVPPNHETQA, encoded by the coding sequence ATGGCTCGTCGCAATATCTATGATCCGGCATTTGTCCGTCAACTATTTGACGAAATGGCGGCTACTTACGGCATCGTGAACATGATCTCATCATTTGGCTTTGCACGACGCTGGCGCCGACAGTGCGTTGGTTGCATGGAAATCACCGATGGCGCAGCTGTCGTGGATTTGATGACGGGCATGGGTGAGTTATTGCATCTCATCGCATCACGAACAGGCCCACATGGCCAGATTATGCTACTCGATATCTCGCCTGCAATGTGCCGTGTTGCTGCGAAACATCAATTGGACTTTCCGTATCAAGTCGTCGAAGCTGATGTTCTGCAACACGGACTGCCGGATGAATCCTACGACTACGTTGTGTCTTCCTTTGGCCTGAAGACGTTTAATTCCGAACAACTCTCGGAACTTGCCGGGGTTGTCTTCCGCCTCTTGCGTCCTGGGGGGCAATTTGCTTTCCTGGAGATTTCATTACCTCGATCGCGCTTGCTCCGCATACCATACTATTTTTACATTTCGTACGTAATCCCTCTCATCGGACGCATTTTCCTGGGAAATCCAGAAAATTACCGTCTCCTCGGAGAATACACGAGAGCATTTCGCGATTGTCGTGAAGCCTATGATCAATTTGCAAAGACTGGTCTTGAGGTCGAGTATCGTTCCTTTTTCTTTGGCTGTGCCACTGCGATTGTTGGCAGACGTTCCAGGGTACCTCCGAACCACGAGACGCAGGCTTAA
- a CDS encoding peptide MFS transporter, which yields MDSIYKIMIGAWAFVIIWVIAVIFMNRKQHPAALFCLFMVELWERFSYYGMRAMLVLYVTKTILDQKAGFAGFGGFGMSKDAGYGIYGAYGALVYLTPLLGGVLADRLLGFRKSIVWGAILMAAGQFALAGSAWGGGAEITQTLRLQLAFFGLGLLVMGNGFFKPNISSLIGRFYQQGDPRRDGAFTIFYMGINMGAFLAPLTATAIGEKEGWQYGFLLAGIGMVLGLIIFLVTVFTGVLQQHAEPPKPAPVFASSPKMWEYVVYGGTFLFVGLSTLLIYKNDIVDIVLIVLGLLVIAYMIYDSFQYTKPEQQRIFVILILLFFTAVFWTFFELAGSALTIFTDRHISKNLFGLKITTGSFQSVNAFFIIIFAPLFSYMWTYLGRRKLDPNAAIKFAIGLLLLGLGFLLLSTGKQSAKDFVMPSIFMIGLYLLHTLGELALSPVGLSLVTKLAPGKIVGMMMGIWFLSSSIAHQAGKHIAKLTEVSDKATPQETFDQALKVFNQCGFFAIACAALLLLISPLMKKWMHGVR from the coding sequence ATGGATTCAATTTACAAGATAATGATCGGTGCGTGGGCGTTCGTGATCATTTGGGTGATCGCGGTGATTTTCATGAACCGCAAGCAGCACCCTGCGGCACTGTTTTGCCTGTTTATGGTGGAACTGTGGGAACGCTTCAGTTATTACGGTATGCGGGCGATGCTGGTCCTCTACGTCACCAAAACAATTCTGGATCAAAAAGCTGGTTTTGCTGGGTTCGGTGGCTTTGGGATGTCCAAAGATGCTGGCTACGGCATTTATGGTGCGTACGGTGCCCTGGTCTACCTGACCCCACTACTCGGCGGGGTGCTGGCCGATCGGTTGCTCGGTTTCCGCAAATCGATTGTCTGGGGGGCTATTCTAATGGCTGCTGGTCAGTTTGCGCTGGCTGGCAGTGCCTGGGGAGGGGGAGCTGAAATCACACAAACCTTGCGTCTGCAACTGGCCTTTTTCGGCCTGGGACTGCTGGTAATGGGGAATGGTTTCTTCAAACCGAATATTTCCAGCTTGATCGGTCGATTTTACCAGCAGGGCGACCCACGCCGCGATGGTGCGTTCACCATTTTCTACATGGGCATTAACATGGGGGCGTTTCTGGCCCCACTGACAGCCACGGCGATTGGGGAGAAAGAAGGCTGGCAATACGGTTTTCTGCTCGCTGGCATCGGCATGGTTCTAGGGCTAATCATCTTTCTGGTAACAGTATTTACTGGCGTTCTACAACAACATGCGGAACCACCCAAGCCAGCACCCGTGTTCGCCAGTTCACCCAAAATGTGGGAATACGTCGTTTACGGTGGAACGTTCCTGTTTGTGGGCCTGTCCACACTGTTAATTTACAAGAATGATATTGTCGATATTGTGCTGATTGTGCTGGGCTTACTCGTGATCGCCTACATGATTTACGATTCCTTCCAGTACACCAAGCCGGAACAGCAGAGGATTTTCGTCATTCTGATTCTGTTGTTCTTCACCGCAGTCTTCTGGACCTTCTTTGAACTGGCGGGCAGTGCACTAACAATCTTTACCGATCGACACATCAGTAAGAATCTGTTTGGGCTGAAAATTACCACCGGTAGTTTTCAATCGGTGAATGCGTTCTTCATTATTATCTTCGCTCCACTGTTCTCCTATATGTGGACGTATCTGGGGCGAAGAAAGCTGGACCCGAATGCCGCAATCAAGTTTGCGATTGGCTTGCTGTTGCTTGGCCTGGGTTTCCTGTTGTTGAGCACAGGAAAACAATCAGCGAAAGATTTTGTCATGCCATCAATTTTCATGATTGGTCTTTACCTGCTCCACACTCTGGGCGAACTGGCACTCTCCCCGGTGGGACTGTCGTTGGTAACCAAACTGGCCCCAGGCAAGATTGTGGGCATGATGATGGGGATCTGGTTCCTCTCCTCGTCGATTGCCCACCAGGCCGGCAAGCATATTGCCAAATTGACGGAAGTTTCAGATAAAGCGACCCCACAAGAAACCTTCGATCAGGCACTGAAAGTGTTCAATCAGTGTGGATTCTTTGCGATTGCCTGTGCAGCACTGTTGTTGCTGATCTCGCCGTTGATGAAGAAATGGATGCACGGCGTCCGGTAA